In Aliarcobacter faecis, a genomic segment contains:
- a CDS encoding triose-phosphate isomerase — translation MPIIASNFKTNHTRKTTKEYIEKLNNYLKNSSIKNEVLVFPTSTSFDSFYTVSSLEIGAQNAYCTNNGSFTGEIGLEQLEEFNIKTILIGHSERRHILSESQEDIAKKYEFYKQQGFKIVYCIGEPLEVKNQGLEKILEYIFEQFIGIDINYSNLILAYEPVWAIGTGVTATNEDIEKIHSAIKEKISKPLLYGGSVKVENVRDICQIANVDGALIGTASWKVEDFIQIIENTKDLK, via the coding sequence ATGCCAATAATTGCTAGCAATTTTAAGACAAATCATACAAGAAAAACTACAAAAGAGTATATAGAAAAACTAAATAATTATTTAAAAAATAGTAGTATAAAAAATGAAGTTTTAGTTTTCCCTACTTCAACTTCATTTGATAGTTTTTATACAGTTTCTAGTCTTGAAATTGGAGCACAAAATGCTTATTGTACTAATAATGGCTCTTTTACAGGTGAAATTGGTTTAGAACAACTTGAAGAGTTTAATATAAAAACTATTTTAATTGGACATAGTGAAAGAAGACATATTTTAAGTGAATCTCAAGAAGATATAGCAAAAAAATATGAGTTTTATAAACAACAAGGATTTAAAATAGTTTATTGCATAGGAGAACCTTTAGAGGTTAAAAATCAAGGATTAGAGAAAATTTTAGAGTATATTTTTGAACAATTTATTGGGATTGATATAAATTACTCTAATTTGATTTTAGCTTATGAACCTGTTTGGGCAATTGGAACAGGAGTTACTGCAACAAATGAAGATATAGAAAAAATTCATAGTGCAATAAAAGAGAAAATCTCTAAACCACTACTTTATGGTGGAAGTGTAAAAGTAGAAAATGTAAGAGATATTTGTCAAATAGCAAATGTTGATGGAGCATTAATAGGAACAGCTTCTTGGAAAGTAGAAGATTTTATACAAATAATAGAGAATACAAAGGATTTAAAATGA
- a CDS encoding phosphoglycerate kinase — MKLQEIKNIDIASKKVFIRCDFNVPVDEYNNITDDRRIRSALNTIRYCIDNDCSVILASHFGRPKGGFEEKYSLAPVAKRLHILLKQEIKLAPNVVCDETLKMAKELKAGEIMLLENMRFEVGETKNDEELSKKLASMADVYINDAFGVSHRAHSSVEGIAKYFDVKHKAAGFLLAKEIKFFHHIVENPKRPFVSIVGGSKVSGKLEALYNLVPKVDKIVIGGGMAFTFLKALGHEIGKSLVEEDLIPEAIKIMDLAKQKGVKLYLPVDIVAAEAFDAEAIAKIVPVQEMPKSWMGLDIGPATALLFSEVLSDANTILWNGPMGVYEMEKFAKGSTKISHAVASSYATTVVGGGDTADLVRITGDEADMTFISTGGGASLELIEGKILPGVKALVIEDDK; from the coding sequence ATGAAACTTCAAGAGATAAAAAATATTGATATTGCTAGTAAAAAAGTATTTATAAGATGTGATTTTAATGTTCCAGTAGATGAATATAATAATATCACAGATGATAGAAGAATAAGAAGTGCATTAAATACGATTAGATATTGTATAGATAATGATTGTTCAGTAATTTTAGCTTCTCATTTTGGAAGACCAAAAGGTGGATTTGAAGAGAAATATTCACTTGCTCCAGTAGCAAAAAGATTACATATTTTGTTAAAACAAGAGATAAAATTAGCTCCAAATGTAGTTTGTGATGAAACTTTAAAAATGGCTAAAGAGTTAAAAGCTGGAGAGATTATGCTTTTAGAAAATATGCGATTTGAAGTTGGTGAGACAAAAAATGATGAAGAACTTAGTAAAAAACTAGCAAGTATGGCTGATGTTTATATAAATGATGCTTTTGGAGTTTCTCATAGAGCTCACTCTTCTGTTGAAGGAATTGCTAAATATTTTGATGTAAAACATAAAGCTGCTGGGTTTTTATTGGCAAAAGAGATTAAATTCTTTCACCATATTGTTGAAAATCCAAAAAGACCTTTTGTATCAATAGTTGGTGGTTCAAAAGTATCTGGAAAACTTGAAGCCTTATATAATCTTGTTCCAAAGGTTGATAAGATAGTTATTGGTGGTGGAATGGCATTTACATTTTTAAAAGCTTTAGGGCATGAAATAGGAAAATCACTTGTTGAAGAGGATTTAATACCTGAAGCCATTAAGATTATGGATTTAGCAAAACAAAAAGGTGTAAAACTATATCTTCCAGTTGATATTGTTGCAGCAGAAGCTTTTGATGCTGAAGCTATTGCAAAAATAGTTCCTGTTCAAGAGATGCCAAAATCTTGGATGGGATTAGATATTGGACCTGCAACAGCTTTATTATTTAGTGAAGTTTTAAGTGATGCAAATACTATTTTATGGAATGGACCAATGGGTGTTTATGAGATGGAAAAATTTGCTAAAGGTAGTACAAAAATTTCTCATGCAGTAGCTAGTTCTTATGCAACGACTGTTGTTGGTGGTGGAGATACTGCTGACTTAGTAAGAATTACTGGAGATGAAGCTGATATGACATTTATCTCTACAGGTGGTGGAGCATCATTAGAATTAATTGAAGGGAAAATTTTACCAGGAGTTAAGGCTTTGGTTATTGAGGATGATAAATAA